The Setaria italica strain Yugu1 chromosome IX, Setaria_italica_v2.0, whole genome shotgun sequence genome has a window encoding:
- the LOC101761605 gene encoding nifU-like protein 4, mitochondrial, with translation MLLFKPSIRMDDSEIVAMIKELLETRIRPAVQDDGGDIEYRGFDPETGIVKLKMQGACSGCPSSSVTLKSGIENMLMHYVPEVKGVEQEFDGDEEAELAGQME, from the exons ATGCTGTTATTCAAGCCTTCCATCAGAATG GATGATTCAGAAATAGTTGCCATGATAAAAGAATTGTTGGAGACTCGCATTCGGCCAGCTGTTCAAGATGATGGTGGTGACATTGAATACCGAGGGTTTGATCC AGAAACAGGGATAGTTAAGCTTAAAATGCAAGGTGCCTGCAGCGGGTGTCCAAGTTCATCCGTCACATTGAAGTCTGGGATAGAAAACATGCTTATGCACTATGTACCTGAG GTGAAAGGAGTAGAGCAAGAGTTTGATGGTGACGAGGAAGCTGAGCTGGCTGGACAGATGGAATGA
- the LOC101762018 gene encoding uncharacterized protein LOC101762018, protein MASLVRSFASLYCQKLRSTTRLGPVTAAPPRFHATNRQMFSASSGAAEARPPPALPRQFQEQQRTPFFTWARLAIGSVLAAAAPFVHSRWVSFLRIQSEVEMVKDTVEVVAEVVEEAATVAEKVSSEVAEQLPEGGRLRTAAVIMEHASKEVAQEAHLAQDIIHKVDEIEEDVKAIIEPIMDHSKHVHAKACHTSNRKIIKDPNVYVAISFSNVRNS, encoded by the exons ATGGCGTCTCTGGTCAGGTCGTTCGCGTCGCTCTACTGCCAGAAGCTCCGTTCCACCACCCGTCTCGGGCCGGTGACGGCAGCGCCACCACGGTTCCACGCGACCAACAGGCAGATGTTCTCGGCCTCCAGCGGCGCGGCTGAGGCGAGAcctccgccggcgctgccgcgccagtttCAGGAGCAACAGCGGACACCTTTCTTCACCTG GGCAAGATTGGCGATTGGCTCTGTCCTTGCTGCCGCGGCACCCTTCGTGCACTCCAGATGGGTGTCGTTCCTGCGGATTCAGA GTGAGGTCGAGATGGTGAAAGAcacggtggaggtggtggcagaAGTCGTCGAGGAGGCGGCCACCGTTGCGGAGAAGGTGTCGTCGGAGGTGGCCGAGCAGCTGCCCGAGGGCGGGAGGCTGAGGACCGCGGCCGTGATCATGGAGCACGCGTCCAAGGAAGTCGCCCAGGAGGCTCACCTTGCACAGGACATCATCCACAAG GTGGATGAAATTGAGGAGGACGTGAAGGCCATCATTGAGCCGATTATGGATCACAGCAAGCATGTTCATGCGAAGGCATGCCACACGAGTAACAGGAAAATAATCAAAGATCCCAATGTCTATGTGGCTATTTCATTCTCAAATGTAAGAAATTCTTAA
- the LOC101762437 gene encoding classical arabinogalactan protein 4-like has product MAARVAATLVALLVALFAVAATAQAPAAAPKMAPLPPPPKRAPMASPPAPPMGSPASAPSASVPAMSPLGGGLGDALPPAGASAMTPAAAPATEKSAAASAAAASFVAVAGAVVAAVVF; this is encoded by the coding sequence ATGGCCGCCcgcgtcgccgccaccctcgtcgcgctcctcgtcgccctcttcgccgtcgccgccacggcgcaggccccggcggcggcgcccaagatggctccgctgccgccgccgcccaaacGGGCCCCGATGGCctccccgcccgcgccgcccatgGGGAGCCCGGCCTCCGCTCCCTCGGCCTCCGTCCCGGCCATGAGCCCGCTGGGCGGGGGCCTTGGCGACGCTCTGCCCCCGGCCGGAGCCTCCGCCATGACCCCGGCAGCGGCACCCGCAACGGAGAAGAGCGCCGCCGCGTCTGCTGCTGCCGCCAgcttcgtcgccgtcgctggCGCTGTGGTCGCTGCCGTAGTGTTCTAG